In one Hypomesus transpacificus isolate Combined female chromosome 18, fHypTra1, whole genome shotgun sequence genomic region, the following are encoded:
- the ccdc115 gene encoding coiled-coil domain-containing protein 115: protein MGLSDSQTSLQLDEVLLTFMDQLEELEEKRGRLNSLIEQGWFSMSQARYSMGNKQVSALQYGSDMEPLVRVHARTLTNGDTEFHTERITRTCDDNEKDSKPVEDIGPKEQGVRRRTKAKKDGAEYDVDEKPSSKTENAPVDFSSKATKSEQQDPLKWFGILVPQSLKQAQSSFKQGIELSAEIAALQSEVLRTRRQLQQLLKNKQSLPEKTDATT, encoded by the exons ATGGGGCTTTCTGACTCACAAACATCTTTACAGTTGGATGAGGTTTTGCTTACATTTATGGACCAGCTAGAGGAACTGGAGGAGAAACGAGGCAGATTGAACTCACTCATTGAGCAG GGATGGTTTTCCATGTCGCAAGCGCGTTATTCCATGGGCAACAAACAGGTTTCGGCTCTTCAGTATGGGAGCGACATGGAGCCGCTAGTCCGTGTGCATGCAAG AACCCTGACGAATGGTGATACTGAGTTTCACACGGAGAGAATTACGCGGACGTGCGATGACAACGAAAAAGACTCCAAGCCAGTGGAAGATATAGGACCTAAAGAGCAAG GTGTGAGGAGAAGAACTAAAGCTAAAAAGGACGGTGCAGAATATGATGTGGATGAAAAGCCTTCGTCGAAAACGGAGAATGCTCCTGTTGATTTCTCATCCAAAGCAACTAAATCCGAGCAACAAGACCCACTGAAATGGTTTGGGATTCTTGTGCCCCAGTCTCTGAAACAAGCTCAGTCTTCTTTCAAACAAG GGATCGAGCTTTCCGCAGAGATTGCTGCTCTCCAGAGTGAAGTCCTGAGGACCAGAAGACAGTTGCAGCAACtcctgaaaaacaaacaaagtttACCGGAAAAAACAGATGCAACCACATAA
- the fkbpl gene encoding uncharacterized protein fkbpl, producing the protein MKPAIAETSGNSPSSWVCVCPRGLREVQCRHIEQGRESGHTGGDGALSSSDCPRLGSLCQVRVRLKEGPEMGQLDASLSVTPDQPITELTGTQPTPFPRALDSVLQLPLGDWTVLRLGDGQCDITESCLEGMTARGMCEILLTPVRHGSTASADLVPCPGTEDAEGENATDQPLSALVELHSFTPGRESWEVPPGEKWSWLRSHKERGGARFRSGDVWGAADSYSRALKLLISLQQHTRETSGGMEDIEEEEEEEDQQTGDATQQPPSKAPLPSMREHRSVKAELHSNLSLCQLKLHLPERARTNAAKAVLLEPGGAKAWYRLGQACLEVSDLGEARRAFQRLLELQPDSSTAQKGLREVGNRERETNSQLGQRLSKMFS; encoded by the exons ATGAAGCCTGCCATAGCAGAGACGTCGGGAAATAGCCCCTcctcttgggtgtgtgtgtgtcccagaggcCTTAGGGAGGTTCAGTGCAGGCACATAGAGCAGGGAAGAGAGTCTGGTCACACTGGAGGAGATGGGG CTTTATCATCAAGTGACTGCCCACGGTTGGGTTCTTTATGTCAGGTGAGAGTCCGACTCAAAGAGGGTCCGGAAATGGGTCAGCTGGACGCGAGCCTGTCGGTCACACCtgaccagccaatcacagagctgaCTGGGACACAGCCAACACCATTCCCACGTGCTCTAGACTCTGTCCTGCAGCTCCCGCTGGGTGATTGGACGGTGCTGCGACTCGGGGACGGTCAgtgtgacatcacagagagCTGCCTGGAGGGGATGACAGCTAGAGGCATGTGTGAG ATATTACTGACCCCAGTGAGACACGGTTCCACAGCCAGCGCTGACTTGGTGCCTTGCCCTGGAACCGAGGATGCAGAAGGAGAGAACGCCACAGACCAGCCTCTGAGCGCCCTCGTCGAGCTGCATTCATTCACGCCAGGCAGGGAATCCTGGGAAGTCCCCCCAGGTGAGAAGTGGAGCTGGCTGAGGTCGCACAAGGAGCGTGGAGGAGCCCGCTTCAGGAGCGGCGACGTGTGGGGGGCCGCAGACAGTTACAGCCGTGCGCTCAAACTCCTCATCAGCCTCCAGCAACACACGCGGGAGACGagcggagggatggaggacatagaggaggaggaggaggaggaagaccagCAGACAGGCGATGCCACACAGCAGCCGCCCTCAAAAGCCCCTCTCCCCTCAATGAGGGAGCACAGAAGCGTCAAAGCGGAGCTCCACTCTAACCTCTCTCTGTGCCAGCTCAAACTGCACCTACCCGAGAGAGCCAGGACCAATGCTGCTAAGGCCGTTCTGCTGGAGCCTGGCGGGGCCAAGGCCTGGTACCGGCTGGGCCAAGCCTGCCTGGAAGTGTCTGAtctgggggaggccaggagggcTTTTCAGAggctgctggagctgcagcCGGACTCATCCACTGCTCAGAAAGGACTCAGAGAagtggggaacagagagagggagacaaacagcCAGTTAGGACAGAGACTCAGTAAAATGTTCAGCTGA
- the LOC124480623 gene encoding 3-beta-hydroxysteroid-Delta(8),Delta(7)-isomerase has translation MMETRVPHPYWPRDLSIPHYVANDRSMSEILVFLFSVSGAFLVATWLITGRQGAGGRLGVGRRLALCWFAVCGFIHGVIEGWFSLYYDIIPADQSFLSQLWKEYSKGDSRYVIADNFTVCMETVTAWLWGPLSFWTVFAFLTNRPYRFILQLIVSLGQLYGAVLYFYTEHRDGYAHSELGHPIYFWFYFVFMNILWIIIPLLLITDSWRQLSSAQIHTDSRGAQKKKRK, from the exons ATGATGGAAACACGGGTTCCCCATCCCTATTGGCCACGGGACCTCTCCATCCCACACTACGTGGCCAATGACCGTTCCATGTCCGAGATCCTGGTGTTCCTTTTCTCTGTATCGGGGGCCTTCCTGGTCGCTACCTGGCTGATAACTGGACGGCAGGGGGCCGGGGGCAGGCTGGGGGTCGGACGCCGTCTGGCCCTGTGCTGGTTTGCCGTGTGCGGCTTCATTCATGGCGTCATAGAGGGCTGGTTCTCCCTCTACTATGACATCATCCCTGCCGACCAGAGCTTCCTGTCtcagctgt GGAAAGAGTACTCCAAGGGTGACAGTCGATACGTAAT agcggATAACTTTACGGTGTGCATGGAGACAGTGACCGCTTGGTTGTGGGGCCCACTCAGCTTCTGGACTGTGTTTGCCTTCCTGACCAACAGGCCTTACAGATTCATCCTGCAGCTCATCGTCTCACTGG GCCAGCTATACGGAGCGGTTCTCTACTTCTACACGGAGCACAGGGACGGCTACGCCCACAGCGAGCTCGGACACCCCATCTACTTCTGGTTCTACTTTGTCTTCATGAACATACTGTGGATCATCATCCCTCTGCTTCTCATCACAGACTCCTGGAGACAGCTGTCGTCTGCCCAGATTCACACAGACTCCAGGGGGgcccagaagaagaagaggaagtga